The Vicia villosa cultivar HV-30 ecotype Madison, WI linkage group LG1, Vvil1.0, whole genome shotgun sequence genome includes a region encoding these proteins:
- the LOC131614817 gene encoding glutaredoxin-C11-like produces the protein MDRVKDLASKKAAVVFTKSSCYMCHSITQLFYELGASPAVHDLDNEPYGREMERALRSLGCNPSVPAVFIGGKFVGSSKDVISLHVDGSLKQMLMAARAIWF, from the coding sequence ATGGATAGAGTGAAGGATTTGGCATCAAAGAAAGCTGCAGTTGTATTCACAAAGAGTTCATGCTACATGTGTCACAGCATAACACAGCTCTTCTATGAGCTAGGAGCCAGCCCTGCAGTGCATGACCTAGACAATGAACCCTATGGTAGGGAAATGGAAAGGGCTCTAAGGAGCCTTGGATGTAACCCTTCAGTTCCAGCAGTTTTCATTGGTGGAAAATTTGTAGGGTCATCAAAGGATGTGATTTCTCTTCATGTTGATGGTTCTCTCAAACAAATGCTTATGGCTGCTAGAGCCATTTGGTTCTAG